One stretch of Pigmentiphaga aceris DNA includes these proteins:
- a CDS encoding ABC transporter permease has translation MMSRFPLGPSLAALLVLAFLGLFLIFPVGTVFHSAFVNSDGSFTLGHFSAFFDQPLMKESFINSLYVAVMSSVFAAIIAVPLAYFTVRFEFRGALLIQTLGVLPLIMPPFVGAVALQLIFGRSGSVNLLLDEWFGVSIPIMDGLNGVIFVESLHYFPFILMNLTVALRNIDGAMEEAAMNLGTRGWRLFSRVIFPLALPGFVAGTSLVFVKVFDDLGTPLVLGTTNMLAPQAYLRITQVGLEDPMGYVISVIMIAFSILALYMSARMLKNRDYSTTQKGGTAIQRRRLRPVESMLAYGWIVLVLLLTLSPHIGVLLLSFAKVWSFAPLPDAYTLAHYETVFADSSNMIGNTLLYCGLAAGIDVVLGTAIAYLILRTRLPARQWLDWAASAALAIPGIVLAIGFLRTFKGVEIPFTDTLVTSSWIIIVIAYAVRRLPYALRACMAALQQLNVSLEEAAESLGAGKLSTIRRIVIPLMAGGILAGFVTSFITAAVELSATIMLVSRESQAPMSYGIYLYMQSVAGRGPGAALGVLAVIAVAAGTYASHLLVERTAARLRATRAQEHES, from the coding sequence ATGATGTCCCGTTTCCCTCTGGGCCCCAGTTTGGCAGCACTGCTGGTGCTGGCCTTCCTCGGTCTCTTCCTGATATTCCCGGTCGGCACCGTATTCCACAGTGCCTTCGTCAATAGCGACGGCAGCTTCACGCTGGGCCACTTCTCGGCCTTCTTCGACCAGCCACTGATGAAGGAATCCTTCATCAACAGCTTGTACGTCGCGGTCATGTCATCGGTGTTTGCGGCGATCATCGCGGTGCCGCTGGCCTACTTCACGGTGCGCTTCGAGTTTCGCGGTGCGCTGCTGATCCAGACGCTGGGCGTGCTGCCGCTGATCATGCCGCCCTTCGTAGGCGCGGTTGCCCTGCAGCTGATCTTTGGTCGCTCAGGCAGCGTGAATCTGCTGCTCGACGAATGGTTCGGCGTGTCGATCCCGATCATGGATGGCCTGAACGGCGTGATCTTTGTCGAGTCGCTGCACTACTTCCCGTTCATCCTGATGAACCTGACGGTGGCGCTGCGCAACATCGACGGAGCCATGGAAGAAGCCGCGATGAATCTCGGCACACGTGGCTGGCGTTTGTTTTCGCGTGTGATCTTCCCCCTGGCACTGCCCGGCTTCGTGGCCGGTACCTCGCTGGTGTTCGTGAAGGTCTTCGACGATCTGGGTACACCGCTGGTGCTGGGCACCACCAACATGTTGGCACCCCAGGCCTATCTGCGCATCACGCAGGTGGGGCTGGAAGACCCGATGGGCTATGTGATCAGCGTGATCATGATCGCGTTCTCGATTCTGGCGCTGTACATGTCGGCGCGCATGTTGAAGAACCGGGATTACTCGACCACACAAAAAGGTGGCACCGCCATTCAGCGCCGACGCCTGCGGCCTGTCGAGAGCATGCTTGCCTATGGCTGGATAGTGCTGGTGCTGCTGCTGACCCTGTCACCGCACATTGGTGTGCTGCTGCTGTCGTTTGCCAAGGTGTGGAGTTTTGCACCGCTGCCCGACGCCTACACGCTGGCCCACTACGAGACCGTGTTCGCAGATTCCAGCAACATGATCGGCAACACCTTGCTGTACTGCGGCCTGGCAGCAGGTATTGACGTGGTGCTGGGCACCGCCATCGCCTACCTGATCCTGCGCACCCGCCTGCCGGCCCGCCAATGGCTGGACTGGGCAGCATCGGCTGCACTGGCGATCCCGGGCATCGTGCTGGCCATCGGTTTCCTGCGCACCTTCAAGGGCGTGGAGATTCCGTTCACAGACACGCTGGTCACCTCGTCGTGGATCATCATCGTGATTGCCTATGCGGTGCGCCGCCTGCCCTATGCCCTGCGGGCCTGCATGGCTGCCTTGCAGCAGTTGAACGTATCGCTGGAAGAAGCCGCTGAAAGCCTGGGCGCAGGAAAGCTCAGCACCATCCGGCGCATCGTCATCCCGCTGATGGCGGGCGGCATTCTGGCGGGCTTTGTCACCAGCTTCATTACCGCAGCGGTGGAACTGTCGGCCACCATCATGCTGGTGTCGCGCGAAAGCCAGGCACCCATGAGCTACGGCATCTATCTATATATGCAAAGCGTGGCTGGGCGTGGCCCGGGCGCGGCACTCGGCGTGCTTGCCGTGATCGCTGTTGCCGCCGGCACCTATGCCTCTCATTTGCTGGTCGAACGTACTGCGGCGCGGCTGCGCGCCACCCGCGCACAGGAACATGAATCGTGA
- a CDS encoding ABC transporter ATP-binding protein: protein MKKVGVECRNIRLSYGNTEVLKDINISIAPGEFFALLGPSGSGKSTLLRLIAGFNQHQHGQLLVDGRDISGVPPWDRNIGMVFQNYALWPHMTVWDNVAFGLVERKVPKAELRERVQAALELVGLADYAKRRPNHLSGGQQQRVALARTIVIEPQVLLLDEPLSNLDKKLRVQMRRELLALQRRLGITTIFVTHDQEEAMTTADRMAVLNHGVVQQLGSPANLFDFPSNRFVADFVGTMNVLEGNVRERNGGDIVLGVDGVGDLRLPVDNETLPTGRCAASFRPHTVVVEAAGAVGDARYTWLPGEILASEFLGEFTRYQIRIGTQQLTADQTHYAGLSKFPPGASVAVGIDPSQVRLLAA from the coding sequence ATCAAGAAAGTCGGCGTCGAGTGCCGCAACATCCGTCTGTCTTACGGCAACACCGAGGTGTTGAAGGACATCAATATCTCGATTGCGCCGGGTGAGTTCTTTGCGTTGCTGGGCCCGTCGGGGTCCGGCAAATCCACCCTGCTGCGACTGATCGCAGGCTTCAACCAGCACCAGCATGGCCAATTGCTGGTCGATGGCCGCGACATCAGCGGCGTGCCGCCCTGGGATCGCAACATCGGCATGGTGTTCCAGAACTACGCGCTGTGGCCCCACATGACGGTCTGGGACAACGTGGCCTTCGGTCTGGTCGAACGCAAGGTGCCCAAGGCCGAGCTGCGCGAACGTGTACAGGCGGCACTTGAGCTGGTCGGTCTGGCCGACTATGCCAAGCGTCGTCCGAACCACCTGTCGGGGGGGCAGCAACAACGCGTGGCACTGGCGCGCACCATCGTGATCGAGCCGCAGGTATTGCTGCTGGATGAGCCGCTGTCCAATCTGGACAAGAAGCTGCGGGTGCAGATGCGGCGTGAACTGCTGGCGCTGCAACGCAGACTGGGCATCACCACCATCTTCGTCACCCATGACCAGGAAGAAGCCATGACCACCGCCGACCGCATGGCGGTGTTGAATCACGGCGTGGTGCAGCAGCTCGGCAGCCCGGCCAACCTGTTCGATTTCCCCAGCAACCGTTTTGTGGCGGACTTCGTGGGCACCATGAACGTGCTGGAAGGCAATGTCCGCGAACGCAACGGCGGCGACATCGTGCTGGGGGTGGACGGCGTGGGCGATCTGCGCCTGCCGGTCGATAACGAGACCTTGCCCACCGGCAGATGCGCTGCCAGTTTCCGGCCCCATACCGTGGTGGTCGAAGCGGCAGGTGCAGTCGGGGATGCGCGTTACACCTGGCTGCCGGGCGAAATACTGGCCAGCGAATTCCTGGGCGAATTCACGCGTTATCAGATCCGCATCGGCACGCAGCAACTGACCGCCGATCAGACACACTACGCGGGATTGTCGAAATTCCCGCCCGGTGCATCGGTGGCGGTGGGTATCGATCCCTCGCAGGTGAGGCTGCTGGCGGCATGA
- a CDS encoding LysR family transcriptional regulator has translation MELYQIRAFVMVARLGNLTRAAEALSVTQPAVTAQIKSLEQLLGVALFERQGGRLVLAKAGEILLPSADALLAAGAELRAQALKLQGEICGHLDFGIPSEHPDFLRVGELVAAMARTLPRVDLHTRTLPAVALAEQVRTGQLAAALTISANPPLDVQWIDLRSVRFRVAIPNALAASAAGAGWRELATLPWIDTTDSAHPHVLLRDLFERHGLSPQVIVRSDDVAALDALVRAGVGCALLREEVALRGAERGDFLVWGHARTDARLGLITASERAGDPMVVGLSSVLRTVWGLA, from the coding sequence ATGGAGCTTTATCAGATTCGCGCTTTTGTGATGGTTGCCCGCCTGGGCAACCTGACGCGCGCTGCCGAAGCGCTGTCGGTCACTCAGCCCGCCGTCACGGCCCAGATCAAATCACTGGAACAGTTGCTGGGCGTGGCCTTGTTCGAACGTCAGGGCGGGCGGCTGGTGCTGGCCAAGGCCGGCGAAATCCTGCTGCCCAGCGCCGATGCCTTGTTGGCGGCCGGTGCAGAACTGCGCGCCCAGGCCCTGAAGCTGCAGGGCGAGATCTGCGGTCACCTGGACTTCGGCATTCCCAGCGAGCACCCCGATTTCCTTCGGGTGGGCGAATTGGTGGCTGCGATGGCACGCACGCTACCTCGTGTCGATCTGCACACCCGCACCCTGCCCGCTGTCGCACTGGCCGAACAAGTGCGTACCGGGCAATTGGCGGCCGCGCTGACGATCAGCGCCAATCCGCCCCTGGACGTGCAGTGGATCGACCTGCGCAGCGTGCGTTTCCGGGTTGCCATCCCCAATGCGCTGGCTGCGTCGGCGGCCGGTGCCGGTTGGCGCGAGCTGGCCACCCTGCCCTGGATCGACACCACCGACAGTGCACACCCCCATGTCTTGCTGCGCGATTTGTTCGAACGCCACGGTCTGAGCCCGCAGGTAATCGTTCGCAGCGACGACGTGGCGGCGCTCGATGCGCTGGTCCGGGCAGGCGTCGGTTGCGCCTTGCTGCGTGAAGAAGTGGCGCTGCGCGGTGCGGAACGGGGCGATTTCCTGGTCTGGGGCCACGCCCGGACGGATGCCCGGCTGGGTCTGATTACCGCGTCGGAACGGGCTGGCGACCCGATGGTGGTGGGTCTGAGTTCCGTATTACGCACAGTCTGGGGACTGGCCTAG
- a CDS encoding zinc-finger domain-containing protein yields the protein MSSAVEQGPVVEVDGHDLPVSCPGPQTPLWSLHPKVFLDMSTGQAKCPYCGTDYRLKPGSKVHAH from the coding sequence ATGAGCAGCGCTGTCGAACAAGGCCCGGTCGTTGAAGTAGACGGCCACGATCTGCCAGTCTCGTGCCCGGGGCCGCAAACCCCGTTGTGGAGCCTTCACCCCAAGGTTTTCCTCGACATGAGCACCGGCCAGGCAAAGTGCCCGTACTGTGGAACCGACTACCGGCTCAAACCCGGTAGCAAAGTCCACGCGCATTGA
- the purU gene encoding formyltetrahydrofolate deformylase codes for MHHNDYILTLSCPDTTGIVFNVSGFLFERGCNILDSQQFGDDDTGLFFLRIHFDLPAGTSEADISAQFTPLAEKFSMQWQIRDARKKARVLLMVSSHGHCLNDLLFRAKSGQLPIEIPAVVSNHPDFALLTASYGIPFYHLPVTAGDKAQQERQVLQIVERERVDLVVLARYMQILSGDMCKALSGRAINIHHSFLPSFKGARPYYQAHERGVKLIGATAHYVTADLDEGPIIEQDIARVDHAMSPEMITQVGRDVESQVLARAVRWHVEHRILLNSHKTIVFR; via the coding sequence GTGCACCATAACGACTACATCCTGACCCTGTCCTGCCCGGACACCACCGGCATCGTGTTCAACGTGTCCGGCTTCCTGTTCGAGCGCGGCTGCAACATCCTCGACTCGCAGCAATTCGGCGACGACGATACGGGCCTGTTTTTCCTGCGCATTCACTTCGACCTGCCGGCAGGCACGTCCGAAGCCGACATCAGCGCCCAATTCACGCCGCTGGCCGAGAAGTTCTCGATGCAATGGCAGATCCGCGATGCCCGCAAAAAGGCGCGCGTCCTGCTGATGGTCAGCAGCCACGGTCACTGCCTGAACGACCTGCTGTTCCGCGCCAAGTCAGGCCAGTTGCCGATCGAAATCCCGGCGGTGGTGTCCAACCACCCTGACTTCGCGCTGCTGACGGCGTCCTACGGCATTCCGTTCTATCACCTGCCGGTCACCGCAGGCGACAAGGCCCAACAGGAACGCCAGGTGTTGCAGATCGTCGAACGCGAACGCGTCGACCTGGTGGTGCTCGCCCGCTACATGCAGATTCTGTCGGGCGACATGTGCAAGGCCTTGTCGGGCCGCGCGATCAACATCCACCACAGCTTCCTGCCCAGCTTCAAGGGCGCGCGTCCGTACTACCAGGCGCACGAACGTGGCGTGAAACTGATCGGTGCCACGGCGCACTACGTGACCGCCGACCTGGACGAAGGTCCGATCATCGAACAGGACATCGCGCGGGTCGACCACGCCATGTCGCCCGAGATGATCACGCAGGTTGGTCGCGACGTGGAATCGCAAGTGCTTGCCCGTGCAGTTCGCTGGCACGTCGAGCACCGCATTCTGTTGAACTCCCACAAAACCATTGTCTTCCGCTGA
- a CDS encoding YybH family protein, translating into MPKPAPSANYATPDEAEHAFYEALEHADLALLMSVWAEDEEIACIHPGGSRLVGHDAVKQAWAEILGNGPVSIRPTRRHALQSLMGAVHTLVEQVVVETREGTQVVNCYTTNVFHKGATGWHMVLHHASQAPDDIDADEHDVPDMLH; encoded by the coding sequence ATGCCCAAGCCCGCTCCCAGCGCCAACTACGCCACGCCCGATGAGGCGGAACACGCCTTCTACGAGGCTTTGGAACATGCCGACCTGGCGCTGCTGATGAGCGTGTGGGCGGAAGATGAAGAAATCGCGTGCATCCACCCGGGCGGCAGCCGCCTGGTGGGTCACGACGCCGTCAAGCAGGCCTGGGCCGAGATTCTCGGCAACGGCCCGGTGTCGATCCGCCCCACCCGCCGCCATGCGCTGCAAAGCCTGATGGGCGCGGTACACACCCTGGTCGAACAAGTGGTGGTGGAAACACGCGAAGGAACCCAAGTGGTGAACTGCTACACCACCAACGTGTTCCACAAGGGCGCGACTGGCTGGCACATGGTGTTGCATCACGCATCACAGGCACCCGACGACATCGATGCCGACGAGCACGACGTCCCGGACATGCTGCATTGA
- a CDS encoding YheT family hydrolase → MLARLDLSDCPTPVWLPEGHSQTVFAALYARRPQLGFLRERLDTPDGDFIDLDWTGPGLTPNSASVVTGAPLPVIRPRTEPGQRALVLFHGLEGSSASHYVLSVSQYFRARGWTVVVPHFRGCSGEPNRLPRAYHSGDSQEISFVLDTLRARLPQATWHAAGVSLGGNALLKHLGEAGSAANWLHAAAAISAPLDLNAGGMALGKGINHAIYTRMFLRSLKSKVLAKAKDYPGYFDVARIAHAHDLYEFDDAYTAPVHGFKDVRDYWTRASSKPFLRSVTVPTLVLNARNDPFLPPDHLPLRHEASAQVLLHQPNNGGHAGFSSGRFPSQLGWLPQRLARFFDAGV, encoded by the coding sequence ATGCTCGCCCGTTTAGATCTTAGCGACTGCCCTACCCCGGTCTGGTTGCCCGAAGGGCACAGCCAGACCGTCTTCGCCGCGCTGTACGCCCGTCGCCCGCAGCTGGGCTTCCTGCGCGAGCGGCTCGATACGCCCGACGGCGATTTCATCGACCTCGACTGGACCGGTCCCGGCCTGACGCCCAACAGCGCGTCAGTAGTGACCGGTGCACCGCTGCCGGTGATCCGTCCACGCACCGAACCTGGCCAGCGCGCACTGGTGCTGTTCCATGGCCTGGAAGGCAGCAGCGCCAGCCACTACGTGCTGTCGGTATCCCAATACTTCCGTGCCCGTGGCTGGACAGTGGTGGTGCCGCATTTTCGTGGCTGCTCGGGCGAGCCGAACCGGCTGCCCCGCGCCTACCATTCCGGCGACAGCCAGGAAATCTCGTTTGTGCTCGACACGCTGCGCGCCCGCCTGCCGCAGGCAACCTGGCACGCAGCCGGTGTTTCGCTTGGCGGCAACGCCTTGCTCAAGCACCTGGGCGAAGCCGGCAGCGCAGCCAACTGGCTGCATGCTGCGGCCGCCATCTCGGCCCCGCTGGACCTGAACGCAGGCGGCATGGCCCTGGGCAAAGGCATCAACCACGCGATCTACACCCGGATGTTCCTGCGCTCGCTGAAGTCCAAGGTATTGGCCAAGGCCAAGGACTACCCCGGCTACTTCGATGTGGCGCGCATTGCCCATGCGCACGACCTGTACGAATTCGACGATGCCTACACCGCGCCCGTCCACGGCTTCAAAGACGTGCGCGACTACTGGACACGCGCATCGTCCAAGCCCTTCCTGCGCAGCGTGACTGTGCCCACCTTGGTACTGAACGCGCGCAACGACCCGTTCCTGCCCCCCGACCACCTGCCGCTTCGCCACGAAGCCTCGGCCCAGGTTTTGCTGCATCAGCCGAACAATGGTGGACACGCCGGGTTCAGCAGCGGGCGTTTCCCCTCGCAACTTGGCTGGCTGCCGCAACGCCTGGCGCGCTTTTTCGACGCAGGCGTCTAG
- a CDS encoding DUF2946 family protein, translated as MDEDVLAAMKRWPDVPSVCGWLSLDPRGNWRLHPQGDAAAGGLGEPITNPRILDFFARNYAFEEDGRWYVQNGPQRVYVRIDVAPLVLRTGDDSITLFAHTGQPVGRVDSWWLDDTGRLLASTDLGPGVVIDRDLSKVLDGLQDEKGEAAARPLADGETPAQLKYEPLPQSLAPFHEVSSEELPARLGFVAVP; from the coding sequence ATGGATGAAGACGTTCTCGCCGCCATGAAGCGCTGGCCCGATGTGCCCTCGGTCTGCGGCTGGCTATCGCTGGACCCACGCGGCAACTGGCGCCTGCACCCCCAAGGCGATGCCGCCGCCGGCGGCCTGGGTGAACCCATCACCAACCCCCGCATCCTCGACTTCTTCGCACGCAACTACGCGTTCGAAGAAGACGGCCGCTGGTACGTACAAAACGGCCCCCAACGCGTCTACGTCCGCATCGACGTCGCCCCGTTGGTGCTACGCACCGGCGACGACTCCATCACGCTGTTCGCACACACAGGTCAACCGGTAGGTCGCGTGGATAGCTGGTGGCTCGACGACACCGGCCGACTCCTGGCCAGCACAGACCTGGGCCCCGGCGTGGTGATCGACCGAGACTTGAGCAAAGTACTGGATGGCCTGCAAGACGAAAAAGGCGAAGCCGCCGCCAGGCCACTGGCCGATGGCGAGACACCCGCGCAACTCAAGTACGAACCGCTGCCACAAAGCCTGGCTCCCTTCCACGAAGTATCGTCAGAAGAACTACCCGCACGCCTGGGATTCGTTGCCGTTCCCTGA
- a CDS encoding methyl-accepting chemotaxis protein, giving the protein MNIRSKLFVLCAAGVMGMLLVAGSAMIGLQRLTDTASSLGQRRLPALVAVSVMQESQVQISRRTLEVLQWEQDFSIESQNEWSRILAAKAQHWKDLDEARTALKSVPVGETGAKLLASVDEALEAWRKQDEPLTETITKLVDVKSEGDQRFLFARYHLYYSAQDSFYETLRAATQALTKFNVDAARTAGGDVSEHSALIMKIMAAIGICATLALVLGGWLVSRSIVRPIATLQHVVTDIASRLDFTVVAPVRGRDEISSMATALNSLLARMRDSLAAVHRLADDMKATTDDVSVAADNVAHSSVQQSESATSMAASVQQMAVRMEEVSTAASEAVRMSESASALAVDGNQIILQTGVQMDVVVGHVEQAAEHIATLNRHGVSIREIARLISDIASRTNLLALNAAIEAARAGEGGRGFAVVADQVRSLAEQTASSSQRIGDTVERIAKETADAVSQMERVSNEVRAGRMHTEQAGSFMEQMRHGAERTAVVIGEIGLALRAHTADNEAIARHVDAVARMTGQNQEASASTAANVVRLRSVADEVDDTVRMFRVA; this is encoded by the coding sequence ATGAATATTCGTTCGAAATTGTTTGTTCTTTGTGCCGCAGGCGTCATGGGAATGCTGCTGGTAGCCGGCAGCGCAATGATTGGCCTGCAGCGTCTGACCGATACGGCCAGCAGTCTGGGGCAACGCCGTTTGCCTGCCTTGGTGGCCGTGTCCGTGATGCAGGAATCGCAAGTACAGATATCCCGCCGTACCCTTGAAGTCTTGCAGTGGGAGCAGGATTTCTCCATCGAATCGCAGAACGAATGGTCGCGCATCCTGGCTGCCAAAGCGCAGCATTGGAAAGACCTTGATGAAGCGCGCACCGCCTTGAAGAGTGTGCCGGTCGGCGAAACCGGCGCCAAGCTGCTGGCAAGTGTGGACGAGGCGCTTGAGGCATGGCGCAAGCAGGACGAACCCCTGACGGAAACCATCACCAAGCTGGTGGATGTGAAGTCCGAGGGCGACCAGCGTTTCCTGTTTGCGCGATATCACTTGTACTACTCGGCGCAGGACAGTTTCTACGAAACCCTGCGCGCGGCGACGCAGGCGTTGACCAAGTTCAACGTTGACGCTGCGCGTACCGCAGGCGGCGATGTCAGCGAACATTCGGCGCTGATCATGAAGATCATGGCGGCCATCGGCATCTGTGCCACGCTGGCGTTGGTGTTGGGCGGATGGCTGGTGTCCCGGTCGATCGTGCGACCGATTGCCACCTTGCAGCACGTGGTCACCGACATCGCGTCGCGTCTGGATTTCACGGTGGTTGCGCCGGTACGTGGTCGTGATGAGATCAGTTCGATGGCGACTGCGCTGAACTCGCTGCTGGCACGTATGCGCGATTCCTTGGCGGCGGTGCATCGGCTTGCAGACGATATGAAGGCCACGACGGACGACGTGTCGGTTGCGGCTGACAACGTGGCCCACAGTTCCGTGCAGCAAAGCGAGTCCGCGACATCAATGGCGGCATCGGTTCAGCAGATGGCCGTGCGTATGGAAGAGGTCAGCACGGCTGCATCAGAGGCGGTGCGGATGTCGGAGTCGGCCAGCGCGCTGGCGGTCGATGGCAACCAGATCATTTTGCAGACGGGTGTGCAGATGGATGTGGTGGTTGGCCACGTTGAGCAGGCTGCCGAGCACATCGCCACGCTGAATCGTCACGGGGTGTCGATCCGCGAGATTGCGCGTCTGATCTCGGATATTGCGTCACGTACCAATTTGCTGGCTTTGAATGCGGCGATCGAGGCTGCGCGGGCGGGTGAGGGTGGGCGGGGCTTTGCGGTGGTGGCGGATCAGGTGCGCAGTCTGGCGGAGCAGACGGCGAGTTCCAGTCAGCGTATTGGCGATACGGTGGAGCGCATTGCGAAGGAGACTGCGGATGCGGTGTCGCAGATGGAGCGTGTGTCGAATGAGGTGCGTGCTGGCCGGATGCACACTGAGCAGGCGGGCAGTTTCATGGAGCAGATGCGGCATGGGGCGGAGCGCACTGCGGTGGTGATCGGGGAGATTGGGTTGGCGTTGCGGGCGCACACGGCGGATAACGAGGCGATTGCGCGTCATGTGGATGCGGTGGCGCGGATGACGGGGCAGAATCAGGAGGCGTCGGCGTCTACGGCTGCGAATGTGGTGCGGTTGCGTAGCGTGGCGGATGAGGTCGATGACACCGTTCGCATGTTCCGGGTGGCTTGA
- a CDS encoding AtaL-like protein, with translation MRFEHLIQLNDPLVPLLDVLSREQVWRGLVLRAHDPVFFVMGLESCTIHSHLVDGPVETITRTLDFGPFQVNDSVTLTHEQEVDVQVPATDKWPRSRAIVRIEEPEPQALFLRFIYEWDDQTEQETALDEQTREIRQQAYVASDLDTVQRIRELSNSSGKLH, from the coding sequence ATGCGATTCGAACATCTGATCCAGCTGAACGACCCCTTGGTGCCCTTGCTCGACGTGCTCAGCCGTGAGCAGGTCTGGCGTGGGCTGGTCTTGCGCGCACACGACCCCGTGTTTTTTGTGATGGGCTTGGAAAGCTGCACCATTCACAGTCACCTGGTGGACGGCCCGGTCGAGACCATTACCCGCACCCTTGATTTCGGCCCCTTCCAGGTCAATGACAGCGTCACCCTGACCCACGAGCAGGAAGTCGATGTGCAGGTGCCCGCCACCGACAAGTGGCCGCGCAGCCGCGCCATCGTGCGCATCGAAGAACCGGAACCCCAGGCACTGTTCCTGCGTTTCATCTACGAATGGGATGACCAGACCGAACAAGAAACCGCGCTTGACGAACAGACGCGGGAAATTCGTCAGCAAGCCTATGTGGCGTCTGATCTGGATACGGTGCAACGGATTCGGGAACTGTCGAACTCCAGTGGCAAGCTGCACTGA
- a CDS encoding ferredoxin--NADP reductase yields the protein MAAFNTERVLHVHHWNDTLFSFKTTRDPALRFHNGHFVMIGLEVNGKPLMRAYSIASSNYEEHLEFLSIKVQDGPLTSRLQHLKEGDPILVSRKPVGTLIADDLLPGKNLYLFGTGTGLAPFMSIIKDPDIYEKFEKVVLVHGVRQVNELAYADYIENELPNNEYFGDIVRGKLIYYPTVTREPFRNQGRLTDLIVSGKLCSDVGLPPLNPETDRAMLCGSPSMLADTAALLDERGFVVSPGVGQPGHYVIERAFVEK from the coding sequence ATGGCTGCCTTCAACACCGAGCGCGTCCTGCACGTGCATCACTGGAACGACACGCTGTTCAGCTTCAAGACCACCCGCGATCCGGCGCTGCGTTTCCACAACGGGCACTTCGTGATGATCGGCCTGGAAGTCAACGGCAAGCCCCTGATGCGCGCGTACAGCATCGCCAGCTCGAACTACGAGGAACATCTTGAGTTCCTGAGCATCAAGGTTCAGGACGGCCCGCTGACCTCGCGTCTGCAACATCTTAAGGAAGGCGATCCGATCCTGGTCAGCCGCAAGCCCGTGGGCACCTTGATTGCCGACGACTTGTTGCCCGGCAAGAACCTGTACCTGTTCGGCACCGGCACCGGCCTGGCTCCGTTCATGAGCATCATCAAAGACCCGGACATCTACGAGAAATTCGAGAAGGTCGTGCTGGTGCATGGCGTGCGTCAGGTCAATGAACTGGCCTATGCCGACTACATCGAAAACGAGCTGCCGAACAATGAGTACTTCGGCGACATCGTGCGCGGCAAGCTGATCTATTACCCCACCGTCACGCGTGAACCCTTCCGCAATCAAGGCCGCCTGACCGACCTGATCGTCAGCGGCAAGCTGTGCAGCGACGTGGGCCTGCCCCCGCTGAACCCGGAGACCGACCGCGCCATGTTGTGTGGCAGCCCGAGCATGTTGGCTGACACCGCTGCGCTGCTCGACGAGCGTGGTTTTGTGGTGTCGCCGGGCGTGGGCCAGCCCGGTCACTACGTGATCGAACGGGCGTTTGTGGAAAAGTAA